A DNA window from Helianthus annuus cultivar XRQ/B chromosome 15, HanXRQr2.0-SUNRISE, whole genome shotgun sequence contains the following coding sequences:
- the LOC110944020 gene encoding uncharacterized protein LOC110944020, translating to MHSCVKSWERNFHLPSTILWTGSGPSSGEKIRSAKLRKRMPHPGGSLQLQDHLRKVHPIPGNPPLIEMLHDRARPSYSPYRPRGRGPPPYSDSFTPLVKTPSEILATERVKNSFPRPPPIKPGPKAQPNEYCEFHKGFGHKTDDCMYLKREIEAAVKTGRLAHLVKEIKEGGGDRKGRDAREPGRADVDMIRRRNEFDVTRSVKARILGPPNCMKTPILMPYLEESEVQRLPLNISAVIAGHKVSRIHVDGGSGVEVIYEHCFLRFDRDIRDRLEEDSIPLVGFNNSVSHPLGKIKLPFTVGIGDRVRTINLTFTVVRAPSKYNAILGRPGIGDLQAQASTPHGALVFQTPKGLAWVKLAYEVVSSVSKGEEPGKSQGKKMEEWVLCDKFPEQTVKVGSHLSDKCKSALKELLLHNLDVFAFQHGDMTGIPRSLTEHRLNTFTWAKPVKQKKRSMGPNKRRAACEETRKLLRAGIVREVKYPSWVANPVMVQKKDGGWRMCIDFQDLNKACPKDCYPLPEIDTQVDSLSQYPLKCFLDAYKGYHQIQMSIEDEEKTAFITDEGTFCYTKMPFGLKNAGATYQRFMNTLFREQRGRNLEVYVDDIVIKSLTEAAMIDNIAETLNTMQDVNMKLNPGKCCFGVEEGNFLGVVVTKRGIKANPEKTQTVAEMRSPRSLKDIQQLNGRLIALNHFLSKVADKTLPFMKVLKDCLQTSKFNWTTEAEDAFQEIKTYICKLLTLATPVPGDPLLLYLSASKTTISAVMMVEREGKQIPIYFISRTLKGPEERYMLLEKLALALVFASRRLRRYFQGHKVTLVTDQPLQKVLRRPEQSGRLAKWAVPEDEERELLRWEALEEEEKKREDEAVWKLFTDGASNEEGSGAGITLVSPEGVELTYTIRLDFENTNNTAEYEALLAGMRLAQKMKAKHVEASTDSQLVVKQYQGEYEAKDSTMARYVAKVKEAAKTFRTFKLEYIPRGRNRKSDALSKLASVAFDHLA from the exons ATGCACAGTTGTGTGAAAAGCTGGGAGAGGAATTTCCACCTTCCTTCGACAATCTTATGGACAGGGTCAGGGCCTTCGTCCGGGGAAAAGATACGGTCAGCAAAGCTAAGGAAACGGATGCCACACCCCGGAGGGTCGCTCCAGCTGCAAGACCACCTGAGAAAGGTACACCCTATTCCCGGAAACCCACCTTTGATAGAAATGTTGCATGACAGGGCCAGGCCCTCATACTCCCCCTACAGACCCCGAGGGAGAGGCCCCCCTCCTTACTCCGACAGTTTCACCCCTCTCGTTAAGACTCCAAGCGAGATACTGGCCACGGAGAGGGTGAAGAATTCTTTTCCAAGGCCACCCCCCATAAAGCCAGGACCCAAAGCACAACCGAACGAATACTGTGAGTTTCATAAGGGCTTCGGGCACAAAACTGATGACTGCATGTACCTCAAGAGAGAAATAGAGGCTGCGGTGAAAACGGGAAGACTGGCCCATTTGGTCAAGGAAATCAAGGAAGGGGGAGGGGATCGTAAGGGAAGAGATGCAAGGGAGCCTGGGAGGGCAGATGTTGATATGATTAGGAGGAGAAATGAGTTTGACGTTACCCGAAGTGTAAAGGCCAGGATCCTAGGCCCCCCGAACTGCATGAAAACTCCCATCCTTATGCCGTACTTAGAAGAAAGTGAAGTGCAACGACTCCCGCTGAATATCTCAGCTGTGATAGCTGGACACAAGGTGTCTAGAATACATGTGGACGGAGGGTCAGGCGTCGAGGTAATATACGAACACTGCTTCCTCAGATTCGACAGGGATATAAGAGATAGGCTGGAGGAAGACTCTATCCCATTGGTGGGATTCAACAACAGCGTGTCACACCCCCTGGGAAAGATCAAGCTCCCATTTACAGTTGGTATAGGGGATCGGGTCCGGACGATAAATTTAACCTTCACAGTAGTCAGGGCACCCTCCAAGTACAACGCAATCTTGGGAAGACCGGGGATTGGAGATCTGCAGGCACAAGCATCCACTCCCCATGGGGCTTTGGTATTCCAAACGCCAAAGGGTCTCGCATGGGTTAAGTTAGCCTACGAAGTGGTTTCTTCAGTATCCAAAGGGGAGGAACCGGGGAAATCCCAAGGAAAAAAGATGGAAGAATGGGTCCTCTGTGATAAGTTCCCAGAGCAGACAGTCAAGGTGGGGAGCCACTTAAGTGACAAGTGCAAGAGTGCCCTGAAGGAATTGCTCCTCCATAACCTAGATGTGTTTGCATTTCAACACGGAGACATGACAGGAATTCCCAGAAGCCTGACAGAGCACCGGCTCAACACCTTCACATGGGCAAAACCGGTGAAGCAAAAGAAGCGGAGCATGGGACCTAACAAAAGAAGGGCTGCTTGTGAAGAGACCCGAAAGTTGCTCAGAGCGGGGATAGTCAGAGAAGTTAAATACCCATCCTGGGTTGCTAACCCAGTTATGGTTCAGAAAAAAGATGGGGGAtggaggatgtgcatcgatttccAAGACCTAAACAAAGCATGTCCCAAAGACTGTTATCCCCTCCCGGAGATAGACACCCAGGTGGACTCCCTGTCCCAGTACCCGCTGAAGTGCTTCCTAGACGCCTACAAGGGATACCACCAAATACAGATGTCAATAGAAGATGAAGAGAAAACCGCTTTTATCACAGATGAGGGGACATTTTgctataccaaaatgcccttcggcCTCAAGAACGCGGGGGCAACATACCAAAGGTTTATGAACACCTTGTTTAGGGAACAGAGGGGAAGGAATTTAGAGGTGTACGTTGACGACATTGTCATCAAGAGTTTGACGGAAGCAGCCATGATAGACAACATAGCCGAGACTCTCAACACAATGCAGGATGTAAACATGAAGCTGAACCCTGGAAAGTGTTGTTTCGGGGTAGAGGAAGGAAACTTCTTGGGGGTAGTGGTAACTAAACGAGGGATAAAAGCAAACCCAGAGAAAACCCAGACTGTGGCCGAAATGCGCTCTCCCAGGTCCCTGAAGGACATCCAGCAGTTGAACGGAAGGCTGATAGCACTAAATCACTTCTTATCAAAGGTGGCTGACAAAACCCTCCCCTTCATGAAAGTATTAAAAGACTGCCTCCAGACCAGCAAGTTCAACTGGACCACTGAGGCCGAAGACGCCTTTCAGGAAATAAAAACCTACATCTGTAAGCTCCTGACATTAGCCACCCCGGTGCCTGGAGACCCGTTGCTCCTTTACCTATCTGCCTCGAAGACGACCATAAGCGCGGTCATGATGGTGGAACGCGAGGGGAAACAGATCCCCATATATTTTATCAGCAGGACACTTAAGGGGCCCGAGGAACGATACATGCTTTTAGAGAAACTTGCGTTGGCCCTGGTCTTTGCATCTCGGAGGCTCAGGAGGTATTTCCAAGGGCATAAAGTCACCTTAGTAACTGATCAACCCCTTCAGAAAGTGCTTAGAAGACCAGAACAGTCGGGACGACTGGCTAAATGGGCT GTCCCCGAGGATGAAGAGAGGGAGCTACTAAGGTGGGAGGCTTTGGAGGAGGAGGAAAAGAAAAGGGAAGACGAGGCTGTGTGGAAGTTGTTCACTGACGGAGCATCCAACGAAGAAGGGAGTGGTGCAGGTATCACGCTGGTAAGCCCCGAGGGGGTCGAGTTGACATACACCATAAGGTTGGATTTCGAAAACACCAACAATACCGCCGAGTATGAAGCCCTCTTAGCGGGGATGAGGCTGGCACAGAAGATGAAAGCAAAACACGTGGAGGCTAGCACCGATTCACAGTTGGTAGTAAAGCAGTACCAGGGGGAATATGAAGCCAAGGATAGCACCATGGCTCGATATGTGGCGAAAGTTAAGGAGGCAGCTAAGACATTCAGAACCTTCAAACTAGAATACATCCCTCGCGGGAGGAACAGGAAGTCTGATGCACTCAGCAAGTTAGCTTCGGTAGCGTTCGACCATCTCGCGTAG